The nucleotide window CCACTTCTTTGGCCAGCAGAGGGTTACTCAGCAAAACAAAAATCAAACTAATCGCTATGCGCTTTATCATCGAACCATCCTCATGGACCTTAATCTTGCCCCAATCCTGTAATGGGCAACTTTAAATAGTGTGTTATATGCGGTATGACTAATCAAGTATTGCTACCAGCGTCAAACTTAATCATTTTTAGACAACAAGTAAACTCCGGCAAGTAATTTGAGACTCAGCGCTGAAACTAGTCATTGAGTCTAACTGTCGCATTCAGCACAAGGATACCGGGAAAAAACTCAAAAAAATGTTAACAGGCTCGGTTTATGACGCCATAGCTGGTTTGCTTAGGTTTTGATTCACCGTCACCAATGACTAATCGGGATCAAGCAAAATTCATTATATTTTCAATAAGGCGCTGGCAGACTACAATATAAGGTTTGTAAAAGCAGTAAATCATCCTGACAGGTATTACTCATGGCCATTTTAAATATTCTCCATTTCCCCGATCCACGGCTGCGCAAAAAAGCTGAGCCCATAGAGGAAGTGACTGATGACATCCGTCAACTTGCCGACGACATGCTAGAAACGATGTATGATGCGCCAGGAATAGGTCTTGCCGCCAATCAGGTGAATGTACAAAAACGCCTGATAGTTATCGATATTTCTGAAGACAAATCAGAACCACTCATCCTTATCAACCCAGAAATACTGGATAAGCAAGGTGAACGAGAATATGAAGAAGGCTGCTTATCCGTACCAGAGGCCTATGAAACCGTTGTGCGTGCTGACACAGTAACCATAAAAGCAGTGAACCGAGATGGTGAACCTTTTGAATTTTCTGCCGAAGGACTTCTGGCGACCTGTGTTCAACACGAAATTGATCACCTCGATGGTAAATTATTTGTTGATTATCTGAGTAACCTAAAACGCGAACGCATAAAAAAACGCTTAGAAAAACACCAAAAACAAAAACTATAAGGATCTTGGATGCGCATTATTTTCGCCGGTACTCCGGCTTTCGCCGCAGAAACACTGAAAGCTTTAATCAATACCGAGCATGAAATTTGCGCTGTTTATACTCAGCCGGATCGCCCCGCAGGTCGTGGACGTAAATTAACAGCCAGTCCTGTTAAACAACTCGCTCTCGAACATAATATTCCGGTAGAGCAGCCTGTTAACTTCAAAACCGATGACGCGATACAGACCCTAGCCGGCTACCAGGCGGATCTGATGATCGTTGTTGCTTATGGTTTATT belongs to Methylophaga thalassica and includes:
- the def gene encoding peptide deformylase, with protein sequence MAILNILHFPDPRLRKKAEPIEEVTDDIRQLADDMLETMYDAPGIGLAANQVNVQKRLIVIDISEDKSEPLILINPEILDKQGEREYEEGCLSVPEAYETVVRADTVTIKAVNRDGEPFEFSAEGLLATCVQHEIDHLDGKLFVDYLSNLKRERIKKRLEKHQKQKL